The Candidatus Dependentiae bacterium genome contains a region encoding:
- a CDS encoding NupC/NupG family nucleoside CNT transporter produces MNFIFQYFTTNNHYMSLLGILIIFIVAFLFSQKKKNIRYLKLLIALALQVLIAFLILNTNLGRDIFHNIAIGFNKINAFADEGIKFVFGDLVDPSGSWGYIFAIKVLPIIIFFGALMSLLYHIGLVQIFVRALNFCLSPILGTSGAETLCAAANSMLDPSASALIIKNELKHLTDSEMLTVMIAGMSTITASLIAVYGSIGVSMIHMLTASVMSIPGALLISKILLPETEKPKTAAGNKISLEKDSSNILDAISSGTMSGLNVALAVGAMLLVFIGLMSMIDTGLTQITGYFFEKPYSLNEILGKLFSGISYIIGIESKDAVTAGALLGQKIALNEFVAYANMVKATLSERSVTILTYAICGFSNISVIGILIGGIGALVPSKKQFITKYGFRALLGGTLVNLLNAAIASLLI; encoded by the coding sequence ATGAATTTTATTTTTCAATATTTTACAACGAATAATCACTACATGAGTTTATTGGGTATATTAATAATATTTATTGTTGCATTTTTGTTTTCACAAAAGAAAAAAAATATTAGATATTTAAAACTTCTTATTGCACTTGCTTTACAAGTATTAATAGCTTTTTTAATTTTAAATACAAATTTAGGTAGAGACATTTTTCATAATATAGCCATAGGATTTAATAAAATTAATGCATTCGCAGATGAAGGCATAAAATTTGTTTTTGGTGATTTAGTTGATCCATCAGGAAGTTGGGGATATATTTTCGCCATCAAAGTATTGCCTATAATAATATTCTTTGGCGCATTAATGTCATTACTTTATCACATAGGCTTAGTCCAAATTTTTGTAAGAGCATTAAATTTTTGCTTAAGCCCTATTCTTGGGACATCCGGGGCAGAAACATTATGTGCTGCAGCAAACAGCATGCTTGACCCAAGTGCTTCAGCATTAATAATAAAAAATGAATTGAAACATCTTACAGACTCTGAAATGTTAACGGTTATGATAGCAGGAATGTCAACAATTACAGCATCATTGATAGCTGTTTATGGATCAATCGGTGTATCTATGATTCATATGCTCACAGCCTCTGTAATGTCTATTCCCGGAGCTCTATTGATTTCAAAAATTTTATTACCGGAAACTGAAAAACCTAAAACTGCTGCCGGAAATAAAATTAGTCTAGAAAAAGACAGCTCAAATATTTTAGATGCAATATCATCCGGAACAATGTCAGGTTTAAATGTTGCGCTTGCAGTTGGAGCAATGCTTTTAGTATTTATAGGCTTAATGTCAATGATTGATACAGGACTTACACAAATTACAGGATATTTTTTTGAAAAACCATACAGCTTAAATGAAATTTTAGGAAAATTATTTTCAGGAATATCTTATATAATAGGAATAGAATCTAAAGATGCTGTAACAGCCGGAGCACTTCTTGGTCAAAAAATAGCACTAAATGAATTTGTAGCATATGCAAATATGGTAAAAGCAACATTATCTGAAAGATCTGTAACTATTTTAACCTATGCTATCTGTGGTTTTTCAAATATTTCAGTAATCGGTATTTTAATTGGTGGAATCGGAGCGCTTGTCCCAAGTAAAAAACAATTTATCACCAAATATGGCTTTAGAGCATTACTTGGTGGAACTTTGGTAAATTTATTAAATGCTGCAATTGCCAGCCTTTTAATATAA
- the amrB gene encoding AmmeMemoRadiSam system protein B, whose product MKKNLNIFYKLYLLFSIISIFVFGKLNSITQKAHLTSAWYPQEKTELTKELNFYIKKAKEKFKLKNNPADIKIIIAPHAGYYYSGLCAATAYQTLLSENKKNSKIKNIIILSPSHTKYFEGIAIPNFDNYENCLGSINIDKNKIEKLKTNSSYKFVEKVFEQEHAIEIQLPFLQHTVENFTIIPLIVGSIKEQDYKTIANHLKNIIDENTLIVISSDFIHYGKDYDYTPFDLFILDNIRYYDTEALYAIGKQSYNNFNNLLRKTNATICGQNCIKILLKLLEEKPFGEIEPRLTCYYTSAQMEQARNNNYINIKKLLSDLSDDLVKNSVSYAGLIFTTEKNNTLKQDDQLTNYEKKSLYNLAKRSIENEFKENKIPANLLWPVRTLSLDKNSGAFVTLNKNGELRGCIGRIISNQELFKTIQEMAIASAFNDNRFNKITKNELENLDISISVLTSPKGINSYNEIILGKHGIILKKLTKSGYLANSVFLPKVPVDWGWNLQKTLEQLSLKAGLDKDAWQQDCYFDIFESFEIKNNLD is encoded by the coding sequence ATGAAAAAAAATTTAAATATTTTTTATAAATTATATTTGTTGTTTTCAATAATCTCTATATTTGTCTTTGGTAAATTAAATTCAATAACACAAAAAGCACACTTAACATCTGCTTGGTATCCACAAGAAAAAACAGAACTTACTAAAGAATTAAATTTTTATATCAAAAAAGCAAAAGAAAAATTTAAACTTAAAAATAATCCTGCAGATATAAAGATTATTATAGCGCCACATGCAGGATATTATTATTCAGGCCTTTGTGCCGCTACAGCCTATCAAACACTTTTAAGTGAAAATAAAAAGAATTCGAAAATAAAAAATATTATAATTTTATCGCCAAGTCATACAAAATATTTTGAAGGTATTGCAATTCCCAATTTTGATAATTACGAAAATTGCTTAGGCTCAATTAATATCGATAAAAATAAAATAGAAAAATTAAAAACAAATAGTTCTTATAAATTCGTAGAAAAAGTTTTTGAACAAGAACACGCAATAGAAATACAGTTGCCATTTTTACAACACACAGTAGAAAATTTTACAATAATTCCACTTATTGTTGGTTCTATAAAAGAACAGGATTATAAAACAATAGCTAATCATTTGAAAAATATAATAGATGAAAATACACTTATTGTTATAAGCTCCGATTTTATACATTATGGTAAAGATTATGATTACACCCCATTCGATTTATTCATACTTGATAATATACGATATTATGATACAGAGGCCTTATATGCAATAGGTAAACAATCTTATAATAACTTTAATAATTTACTAAGAAAAACAAATGCTACAATATGTGGGCAAAACTGCATAAAAATTTTGTTAAAACTTTTAGAAGAAAAACCATTTGGCGAAATAGAACCACGATTAACTTGCTATTACACATCTGCTCAAATGGAACAAGCCAGAAATAATAATTATATAAATATTAAAAAATTATTATCTGATTTATCTGACGATTTGGTAAAAAATAGCGTAAGCTATGCCGGATTAATATTTACAACAGAAAAAAATAATACATTAAAACAAGATGATCAACTTACAAATTATGAAAAAAAATCTTTATATAATTTAGCAAAAAGATCAATTGAAAACGAATTTAAAGAAAATAAAATCCCGGCTAATTTATTATGGCCTGTCAGAACACTAAGTTTGGATAAAAATTCAGGTGCCTTTGTTACTTTAAATAAAAATGGAGAGTTAAGAGGATGCATAGGCAGAATTATTTCTAATCAAGAACTTTTTAAAACAATACAAGAAATGGCAATCGCTTCAGCTTTTAATGACAATAGATTTAATAAAATTACAAAAAACGAACTAGAAAATTTAGATATTTCAATTTCAGTTTTAACAAGTCCCAAAGGTATAAATAGTTATAACGAAATAATTTTAGGCAAACACGGGATTATACTTAAAAAACTCACAAAATCAGGATATCTTGCAAACTCAGTTTTTTTACCAAAAGTTCCTGTCGATTGGGGTTGGAATTTACAAAAAACATTGGAACAGTTAAGTTTGAAGGCCGGATTAGATAAAGATGCCTGGCAACAAGATTGTTATTTTGATATTTTTGAAAGTTTTGAAATTAAAAACAACTTAGATTAA
- a CDS encoding 4Fe-4S binding protein, whose translation MENKKSLIKFLVNKKNCAGCGGCIQACPHDAIFYENDGKVKINEEKCQKCGQCVLICPFEAIKKIEEKP comes from the coding sequence ATGGAAAATAAAAAGAGTTTGATTAAATTTTTAGTGAATAAAAAAAACTGTGCTGGCTGTGGTGGTTGCATTCAAGCTTGTCCTCATGATGCAATTTTTTATGAAAATGACGGAAAAGTTAAAATAAACGAAGAAAAATGTCAAAAATGTGGGCAATGCGTTCTAATTTGTCCATTCGAAGCAATCAAAAAGATAGAAGAAAAACCTTAA